Proteins encoded by one window of Prosthecobacter vanneervenii:
- a CDS encoding sugar transferase: MKRVTVPEPPEVRRILKAQSRLGRLRMRFAMRLKRCLWLAVVNGTHAVKRLFDIVISIIALILAAPLMIVIALLIRRDGGPVFFKQRRIGFNGRDFEMLKFRSMCVDAEAKLSALLAQNEKSQGITFKMKNDPRITAIGRFIRKASIDELPQFFNVLRGDMSIVGPRPCLPREAALYSNTDRRRLHAKPGITCLWQVGEREGRFWEIGDRNSIDFGEQVSLDVRYIESHSFLRDLWILLKTIPAIVLGKGM, translated from the coding sequence ATGAAACGAGTGACTGTTCCAGAGCCTCCTGAAGTGCGGCGAATCCTTAAGGCGCAGAGCCGTTTGGGACGCCTTAGAATGCGCTTCGCTATGCGTCTGAAACGGTGCCTCTGGCTGGCTGTCGTGAACGGCACCCATGCTGTGAAGCGCCTTTTTGACATTGTCATCAGTATCATTGCCCTCATCCTGGCGGCACCGCTGATGATCGTCATCGCACTGCTGATCCGCAGAGATGGCGGTCCGGTATTTTTCAAACAGCGGCGTATTGGCTTCAACGGCAGGGATTTCGAAATGCTGAAATTCCGTTCCATGTGCGTGGATGCAGAAGCCAAGCTTAGTGCGCTTCTGGCGCAAAATGAGAAATCCCAAGGCATCACTTTCAAGATGAAGAATGATCCTCGCATCACTGCCATAGGTCGTTTCATCCGCAAGGCATCCATCGACGAGCTTCCACAATTTTTTAATGTGCTGCGTGGGGATATGTCAATCGTAGGACCTCGCCCCTGTCTTCCGCGAGAAGCGGCGCTCTACTCCAACACGGATCGCAGACGCCTTCATGCAAAACCAGGCATCACCTGCCTTTGGCAGGTGGGCGAGCGCGAAGGACGCTTCTGGGAAATCGGAGATCGCAACAGCATCGACTTCGGAGAGCAGGTCTCACTGGATGTGCGTTATATCGAAAGTCATTCATTTCTGCGTGACCTTTGGATTCTGCTCAAAACAATACCGGCCATCGTTCTAGGGAAAGGCATGTAA
- a CDS encoding sugar transferase codes for MDSAQNNTGHRSRERHVTMDVFIICPDHRESAGFARRIRPLALLPVLGRSLLDLWLEHLAAAGVKHATILAADRPHEIRHAVDQGGKWGLSVTVLSVKREPSIEETRQRFTGKDSAGRVPNIITLDTLPDMPHKQLWESSAALHDILHHRLLVTPAESHLTMREVAPKVHVSTRARVSATAKIEGPVWIGPQVIIGDNAQILAGSVIEEAAYIDRGAIVGDSWVGPNTYVGALTSVQNSFAWGGGIENWRHGSFLEITDDFLLTNLTHKPFGGVRSNWMVRIAGLVLMLLTSPLALLCALWSLLVKWQAVFENHQVVLPPPARQDRYSPSTRIYSLTSGPGLFSRWPELWSVWKGDMHLVGNRPLSPARASVLTNEFERMWFDAPAGVFSYADIMEDGMPHDNDTAHSACYAIHRCLRLNLRILLHCLPRFAIPVLRKEHEITPNNHTQTCAQP; via the coding sequence TTGGATTCTGCTCAAAACAATACCGGCCATCGTTCTAGGGAAAGGCATGTAACCATGGACGTTTTTATCATCTGCCCTGATCACCGTGAAAGCGCCGGATTTGCCCGACGCATCCGCCCGCTGGCACTGCTGCCCGTGCTGGGAAGATCTCTTTTAGATCTCTGGCTTGAGCACCTAGCAGCTGCGGGAGTCAAACACGCCACTATCTTGGCTGCAGACCGCCCGCATGAAATCCGCCATGCTGTGGACCAAGGCGGGAAATGGGGCCTCTCCGTAACAGTCCTTTCCGTTAAACGCGAACCCAGCATCGAGGAAACTCGCCAGCGGTTCACCGGCAAGGATTCAGCCGGCAGAGTGCCTAACATCATCACTCTGGACACTCTTCCTGACATGCCGCACAAGCAGCTTTGGGAGAGCTCGGCAGCACTGCACGACATCCTGCACCACCGACTGCTCGTCACTCCAGCCGAGTCGCACCTGACCATGAGGGAGGTCGCGCCCAAGGTTCATGTGAGCACACGCGCCCGTGTGTCAGCTACAGCCAAAATCGAAGGGCCAGTTTGGATTGGGCCTCAGGTCATCATCGGAGACAACGCCCAAATCCTGGCCGGCTCAGTCATTGAAGAAGCAGCTTACATCGATCGTGGCGCCATCGTTGGTGATAGCTGGGTGGGGCCCAACACCTATGTTGGAGCGCTGACGAGCGTGCAAAACTCATTTGCCTGGGGAGGTGGTATTGAGAACTGGCGACACGGATCGTTTCTGGAGATCACGGACGATTTCCTGCTCACCAACCTCACACACAAACCCTTTGGAGGTGTGCGTAGCAACTGGATGGTCCGCATCGCTGGACTTGTGCTGATGTTGCTGACTTCACCACTGGCACTTTTGTGCGCGCTATGGTCACTGCTCGTCAAGTGGCAGGCTGTCTTTGAGAATCACCAGGTAGTTCTGCCGCCCCCTGCAAGACAGGACCGTTACAGCCCAAGCACGCGCATCTATTCGTTAACCTCTGGCCCCGGGCTATTCTCACGGTGGCCGGAGCTCTGGTCTGTCTGGAAGGGAGACATGCATCTGGTAGGCAATCGACCGCTTTCACCTGCACGCGCATCCGTTTTGACCAATGAGTTTGAACGCATGTGGTTCGATGCCCCGGCTGGTGTCTTTTCCTATGCAGACATCATGGAGGATGGAATGCCTCATGACAACGATACCGCTCACAGCGCCTGCTACGCCATTCATCGCTGCCTGAGACTGAACTTGCGCATTTTGTTGCATTGCCTGCCGCGTTTTGCCATTCCCGTGCTCCGCAAGGAGCATGAGATCACACCCAATAACCATACTCAAACCTGCGCACAGCCATGA
- a CDS encoding STAS domain-containing protein: protein MTLTPTAHLTAPAELCAATARQWRDRLDHEIKAEHEEVCIDLSKTRFIDSSGLGVLLTLNKNLRSRGVSLKLLNPSTAVCQLIELTRLHRVFEIIHD, encoded by the coding sequence ATGACGCTCACACCCACCGCCCATCTCACCGCCCCTGCTGAACTATGCGCCGCCACCGCACGCCAGTGGCGCGACCGGCTTGACCATGAAATCAAAGCTGAACATGAAGAAGTCTGCATTGACCTTTCGAAAACTCGGTTCATCGACAGCTCTGGCCTGGGTGTGCTGCTCACCTTGAACAAGAATCTTCGTAGCAGGGGAGTCAGCCTCAAACTTCTGAATCCATCAACAGCCGTTTGCCAGCTGATTGAGCTGACACGACTTCACCGTGTTTTTGAAATTATTCACGATTGA